One part of the Paraglaciecola sp. L3A3 genome encodes these proteins:
- a CDS encoding AraC family transcriptional regulator, with amino-acid sequence MYTEINWDLFLRTIIPFCAANIFAMVLAYFTLVRHRVGPAYAFYATFICCFILFLCGPLINVIPIDETKRWYDIIRSVLLFSIGMPALLFGILLQAEIKISRYVLAIPVILGLSWSIFFLSAPPLHFYSGNKIPWLVFLSTGIQHKHIFYSQIVLVTLQLLIPCLLLLRKNLKTNVVVHIYGVLALCIFIIIGNATRQWVLYYAGSSLTALIWAWAVYQDIQRTNKKIKQHQQHQKSLAIAQYAAPSKTDFTEFYPAKLNEAYPFKEREALLEVVNTASLGLVKQNFYELFTALKTFSQENLDIYRIRAKEILFMLFDSVIYKSGNAASLIGRLEEKGKLVDQSASINEIDSIVLQEAEHLALIEEEIPESLADLALVERIKAFVLSHYDKDISINDVVEKVGASRSHLMKTFKNVTAQTINHYLVEVRIHKAQNLLLSKTVTETAYEVGFNNSAYFSTVFKKQTGMTPKEFQQKAKSAEV; translated from the coding sequence GTGTATACAGAGATAAATTGGGATCTTTTTTTACGCACCATAATCCCTTTTTGCGCAGCAAATATATTCGCCATGGTGCTGGCATATTTTACACTTGTTAGACATAGAGTCGGTCCTGCTTATGCTTTTTACGCCACTTTCATTTGCTGTTTTATTTTATTTTTATGTGGCCCTTTGATTAATGTGATCCCAATCGATGAAACAAAACGTTGGTATGACATTATCCGCAGCGTGTTATTATTTAGTATTGGTATGCCTGCATTATTATTTGGTATTCTGCTGCAAGCTGAGATAAAAATATCACGCTATGTGTTAGCCATCCCAGTAATATTAGGTCTGTCGTGGTCAATATTTTTCTTATCGGCTCCTCCATTACATTTTTATTCGGGGAATAAAATCCCTTGGTTAGTGTTTCTCTCAACAGGCATCCAGCATAAGCATATTTTTTATTCTCAAATTGTATTAGTCACCTTACAGTTGTTGATCCCATGTTTACTACTGTTAAGAAAAAATCTAAAAACGAATGTAGTGGTACATATTTATGGAGTCTTAGCTTTATGTATATTCATCATCATAGGCAATGCCACTAGACAATGGGTGCTTTATTATGCAGGCTCTAGTTTAACTGCATTAATTTGGGCATGGGCTGTATACCAAGACATTCAGCGAACCAATAAAAAAATCAAACAACACCAACAACATCAAAAATCTCTAGCGATAGCCCAATATGCGGCACCATCCAAAACCGACTTTACTGAATTCTATCCGGCCAAATTAAATGAAGCCTACCCCTTCAAAGAACGAGAAGCTCTACTCGAAGTAGTCAACACAGCTAGCCTCGGTTTAGTCAAACAAAATTTTTATGAGCTATTTACGGCACTTAAAACCTTCTCTCAAGAAAATTTAGATATATACAGAATACGAGCGAAAGAAATACTGTTTATGTTATTTGACTCAGTGATATACAAATCAGGTAATGCTGCCAGCTTAATTGGCCGCCTAGAAGAAAAAGGTAAACTAGTTGATCAATCTGCTTCAATTAATGAAATTGACAGCATAGTGTTGCAAGAAGCCGAGCACTTAGCATTAATAGAAGAAGAAATACCAGAGTCTTTAGCTGATCTAGCCCTTGTAGAGCGTATCAAAGCCTTTGTGCTATCTCATTACGATAAAGACATATCTATTAATGATGTGGTAGAAAAAGTCGGAGCTAGCCGCTCACATCTGATGAAAACATTTAAAAATGTCACTGCACAAACTATCAACCATTATTTAGTTGAAGTCAGAATCCATAAAGCGCAGAACCTATTATTATCAAAGACGGTGACAGAAACAGCATATGAAGTAGGATTTAATAACTCAGCTTATTTTTCTACTGTATTTAAAAAACAAACTGGCATGACACCAAAAGAGTTTCAACAAAAAGCAAAATCAGCAGAGGTATAA
- a CDS encoding dicarboxylate/amino acid:cation symporter, protein MTKSNHSHKPSTHTFGLTARIFIGMISGILIGTLLQLSFDDSGDLSFSVFGMHISTYALLVEGIFNVGGEIFVASLKMLVVPLVFVSLVCGTSSLSDPSKLGRLGGKSIVLYIGTTAIAISLAIFLALLVAPGEGLNLTSQAVYEAKQAPSLGQVIINMMPTNPINAMAEGNMLQIIVFSVLFGIAMSMCGEAGKRLTNVFEDLSEVVMKLVAILMNLAPYGVFVLMAKLFSTIGFETIFSLFKYFLLVLVALFIHGLVTYPILLKLLSGLNPLILLYKMRDAALFAFSTSSSSATLPITMETATKKLGVKSSVASFTVPLGSTINMDGTAIMQGVATVFIAQVYVVDLALSDYMMVIITATLASIGTAGVPGVGLIMLAMVLTQVGLPVEGIALIIGVDRLLDMTRTAVNVTGDCMVACIVAKSEGELDLKVYNDPEAGIKDEEINFEKS, encoded by the coding sequence ATGACTAAAAGCAATCATTCCCATAAACCTTCAACTCACACATTCGGTCTAACCGCTAGGATCTTTATCGGTATGATCTCCGGGATCCTGATTGGCACTTTGTTACAATTGTCATTTGATGATAGCGGAGATTTATCTTTTAGTGTATTCGGGATGCACATATCAACGTATGCACTTTTAGTCGAAGGTATATTTAATGTTGGGGGTGAAATTTTTGTTGCTAGCTTAAAAATGTTAGTTGTGCCCTTAGTCTTTGTTTCATTAGTGTGTGGTACCTCAAGTTTATCAGACCCGTCTAAATTAGGCCGTTTAGGTGGAAAATCAATTGTTCTATATATAGGTACTACCGCAATTGCCATCAGCTTAGCTATCTTTTTAGCCTTATTAGTTGCTCCTGGCGAAGGGTTAAATCTAACATCTCAGGCAGTATACGAAGCTAAACAAGCCCCATCATTAGGTCAAGTTATCATCAATATGATGCCAACTAACCCGATCAATGCCATGGCTGAAGGCAATATGTTACAGATCATAGTGTTTTCAGTATTATTCGGAATTGCTATGTCTATGTGTGGAGAAGCAGGCAAAAGGTTAACTAACGTTTTTGAAGATTTAAGCGAAGTTGTCATGAAGTTAGTCGCTATTTTAATGAATTTAGCCCCTTACGGCGTATTTGTATTAATGGCTAAATTATTCTCTACTATCGGCTTTGAAACCATTTTCAGTCTATTTAAATATTTTTTATTAGTGTTAGTTGCTTTATTTATTCATGGACTAGTGACCTATCCTATATTACTCAAGTTATTGAGCGGCTTAAATCCATTAATATTGCTGTACAAAATGCGCGATGCCGCCCTGTTTGCGTTTAGTACATCAAGTAGCAGCGCCACCTTACCTATTACGATGGAAACAGCGACCAAAAAGCTAGGAGTAAAATCTTCTGTGGCATCATTTACCGTTCCACTAGGATCAACTATCAATATGGATGGCACCGCCATCATGCAAGGTGTCGCCACTGTATTTATCGCTCAGGTTTATGTTGTAGATCTAGCTCTAAGCGATTATATGATGGTAATTATCACAGCGACTCTGGCTTCAATTGGCACTGCTGGTGTACCTGGTGTTGGTTTAATTATGTTGGCAATGGTCCTGACTCAAGTGGGACTGCCAGTTGAAGGTATTGCTTTGATTATTGGTGTCGATCGCTTATTAGATATGACACGTACCGCAGTAAATGTAACGGGTGATTGTATGGTGGCTTGCATTGTAGCCAAAAGTGAAGGTGAACTAGATCTTAAAGTATATAACGACCCAGAAGCTGGAATTAAAGACGAAGAAATAAATTTCGAAAAGAGTTAG
- a CDS encoding Ig-like domain-containing protein: protein MILRFKTLLGIFILFGLVACGGGGSIERDGGTTGGGTGTGDSTTVTRTINLAFTNTTTGEVSSQLSGETPLSLTATATDSNGNAVADTLITYTFQPEGLAIFANDSGTSRTNSAGVAVLNILVGDDSGAGEITASLSSGETATTTFESAGTIQVNEEPEPASLQLFSSSIQLASSGSDEIELLALVKDENNVLIENINVIFSADEGANLELPEGGSVAVTGKDGIARAFLNTLNQPENRTIRVIATAAGLPESQTLDIQVVGTEININGATSLIINDSAPITINLVDSDGKGIANETVNISAQNGILSDVIATTSETGQISVDYTASIAGQDTISATALNATGIFELVVQQDDFSFTSEPDDVVYLGDDAVLSITWLKDNAAFVNGDVTLSSSRGVVITPNSVTDINGVVSFTIQSDNAGFASVSATGVDGNGEQVTARTQIEFVATEADNIIVDGTPDSIGPSGQTSTITAVVRDPNGNLVKGKVVNFVVDDVSGGNISPSQATTDRSGIASVVYTSNAVSSFEAVKVHATVADTPSVSGYTLLSVGDRAFDISIGTGRLIEAPEQSSYAKEFSIFVTDPDSNPVPNATITFSAPPVKFIDGGVYRKGNWLWDDIEDIWYQNITAFCNNEDINGNGILDAGEDENGDGLLTPGNVVSIPANGTTDANGQKLINILYAKQFGGWVEVDIAAKAESAGSESKESQRFSLSVLAADLKEEGSPPPHSPYGSSANCTDTN from the coding sequence ATGATTTTACGGTTTAAGACTCTGTTAGGAATATTTATTCTGTTCGGTTTAGTTGCTTGTGGTGGTGGAGGCAGCATAGAACGTGATGGAGGAACGACTGGTGGTGGCACTGGCACAGGTGATTCTACTACTGTGACTCGTACTATCAATTTAGCTTTTACTAATACTACTACGGGAGAAGTTTCTAGCCAATTGAGTGGGGAAACACCGTTAAGCCTAACAGCGACTGCCACTGATTCTAATGGTAATGCGGTGGCCGATACGTTAATTACCTATACTTTTCAACCCGAAGGCTTAGCTATTTTTGCCAATGATTCTGGCACTTCTCGCACTAATAGTGCCGGTGTGGCGGTACTTAATATTTTAGTAGGGGACGATTCAGGAGCGGGCGAGATTACTGCGAGTTTAAGTTCTGGAGAAACGGCCACAACCACTTTTGAGTCGGCTGGTACTATCCAGGTTAATGAAGAACCAGAGCCTGCTTCATTACAGCTATTTTCTAGTTCTATACAGCTAGCATCAAGTGGTTCTGACGAAATAGAACTACTTGCTTTGGTAAAAGATGAAAATAATGTATTAATTGAGAATATCAATGTGATTTTCTCAGCTGACGAAGGAGCTAATTTAGAATTGCCAGAAGGTGGCAGTGTAGCTGTGACTGGAAAAGATGGGATTGCGAGAGCATTTTTAAATACTTTAAATCAACCCGAAAATAGAACGATAAGAGTTATTGCAACAGCTGCAGGTTTACCTGAGTCTCAAACTCTTGATATTCAAGTAGTAGGCACCGAAATTAATATTAATGGGGCGACTTCGTTGATTATTAATGATTCTGCGCCAATCACAATTAATTTGGTTGACTCTGATGGTAAAGGTATTGCGAATGAAACTGTTAATATTTCAGCCCAAAATGGCATATTAAGTGATGTGATTGCCACGACCTCTGAAACTGGTCAAATTTCGGTGGATTATACCGCTAGTATCGCTGGACAAGATACCATTAGCGCAACAGCATTAAACGCCACGGGTATTTTTGAATTAGTAGTGCAGCAAGATGATTTTTCATTTACTTCAGAACCTGACGATGTGGTTTATTTAGGCGATGATGCCGTATTATCTATCACTTGGCTGAAAGACAATGCTGCATTTGTCAATGGAGACGTGACCTTGTCTTCGTCTCGTGGGGTAGTGATAACACCCAATTCAGTGACAGATATCAACGGGGTGGTGAGTTTTACCATTCAATCAGATAATGCTGGTTTTGCCTCTGTATCAGCCACTGGGGTAGATGGCAATGGCGAACAAGTGACGGCAAGAACACAGATAGAATTTGTTGCCACTGAAGCCGATAATATCATAGTGGATGGTACCCCTGATTCAATTGGGCCTAGTGGTCAAACAAGCACAATTACTGCTGTTGTCAGAGATCCAAATGGTAATTTAGTGAAAGGCAAAGTCGTCAATTTTGTTGTAGACGACGTAAGTGGAGGTAACATTTCGCCTAGTCAAGCGACCACAGACAGAAGTGGTATTGCTTCTGTGGTGTATACCTCGAATGCGGTGAGTAGTTTTGAAGCTGTAAAGGTGCATGCCACGGTGGCTGATACACCATCGGTTAGCGGATATACTTTACTCTCTGTCGGTGATCGAGCTTTTGATATATCTATAGGAACGGGGCGCTTAATTGAAGCGCCTGAGCAATCTTCTTACGCAAAAGAATTTAGTATTTTTGTAACAGATCCTGATTCTAATCCAGTACCCAATGCGACAATTACTTTTTCAGCTCCTCCTGTTAAATTTATTGACGGCGGCGTGTACCGAAAAGGTAATTGGCTTTGGGACGATATAGAGGATATTTGGTATCAAAATATTACTGCATTTTGCAACAATGAAGACATTAATGGAAACGGTATATTAGATGCAGGAGAAGACGAAAATGGTGATGGTTTGCTTACGCCAGGTAATGTGGTCTCTATCCCTGCTAATGGTACGACAGATGCAAACGGCCAAAAATTAATTAATATTTTATATGCCAAACAGTTTGGCGGTTGGGTAGAGGTAGATATAGCGGCAAAAGCCGAGTCAGCGGGCAGTGAGTCAAAAGAAAGTCAAAGATTTTCTCTATCTGTGTTGGCAGCTGATTTAAAAGAAGAAGGTTCACCACCTCCTCACAGTCCTTATGGTTCAAGTGCAAACTGTACCGATACTAACTAA
- the lolD gene encoding lipoprotein-releasing ABC transporter ATP-binding protein LolD, which translates to MSELLKCTELSKEYHEGENSVKVLKGINFTIRRGEQVAIVGSSGSGKSTLLHLLGALDKPTSGEVIFEQQNIFQFNENQQAQFRNQSLGFVYQFHHLLPEFSALENVAMPLFIAKKPIKQANSLALAMLEKVGLSHRSNHKPSELSGGERQRVAIARALVSQPKLILADEPTGNLDQKTGENIYQLLNELREQTQTSFVVVTHDIQLANRLDRSLNLVDGELTETTLGVA; encoded by the coding sequence ATGAGTGAATTACTCAAATGTACTGAGTTAAGTAAGGAATATCACGAAGGTGAGAATAGTGTAAAAGTACTGAAAGGCATTAATTTTACTATTCGCCGTGGTGAACAAGTGGCAATTGTCGGCAGTTCAGGGTCAGGAAAAAGTACGTTATTACATTTACTTGGCGCTTTAGATAAACCCACTTCTGGTGAAGTGATATTTGAACAACAAAATATATTCCAATTTAATGAAAATCAACAAGCGCAATTTCGTAATCAATCTCTAGGATTTGTTTATCAGTTTCATCATTTATTACCTGAGTTTAGTGCTTTAGAAAATGTGGCTATGCCTTTATTTATTGCTAAAAAGCCGATAAAACAAGCTAACTCTTTAGCTTTGGCTATGTTAGAAAAAGTAGGCCTTTCGCACCGTTCAAATCATAAACCTAGCGAATTATCGGGCGGAGAGCGACAAAGAGTCGCGATTGCCAGAGCCTTGGTATCTCAACCTAAATTGATCTTGGCTGATGAACCCACTGGAAATTTGGATCAAAAAACCGGTGAAAATATTTATCAGTTGTTGAATGAATTGCGGGAACAAACGCAAACAAGTTTTGTGGTGGTAACCCATGATATTCAATTAGCCAATCGATTAGATCGAAGCTTAAACTTAGTTGATGGTGAGTTGACTGAAACGACACTGGGTGTCGCTTAA
- a CDS encoding lipoprotein-releasing ABC transporter permease subunit codes for MHLIWLLAWRFRSDKRQNGFISFISASSTFGIGLGCFVLIILLSVMNGFESELKDKLLSVIPHAEFKSVHPQGIENWQQEVSLLQSHPEVTFVEPYIKATGMLQKGNKMKAVEITGLDMEFANKGILPSLLPAAQWQRFVKDKNAILLGSGVMAKLGLKVGDRVQILLPQLSSDLSLSAPKTLNLDVLGSLDFRGELSNHIGFIHMSLAAEAQNIDFGAQGIRLRYRDPFMASSLTREIGFNLKPEVYMSNWTISDGNLYQDIQLVRAVVYIALSLVIAVACFNIVSTLVMAVNEKQSEIAMLKSMGAKNGLIVLVFMLQGTFNGLIGTALGVFLGVLMAMNLADIASMVEQLLGVQFLSGDIYFIDFLPSELRWHEVYMTAFIAVVLSILATLYPAFKAAKINPAKVLGH; via the coding sequence ATGCATTTAATCTGGTTATTAGCTTGGCGTTTTCGCTCTGACAAACGACAAAACGGATTTATTTCATTTATATCTGCGTCATCTACCTTTGGTATTGGCTTAGGTTGTTTTGTGTTGATTATTTTGCTTTCTGTGATGAATGGTTTCGAAAGTGAGTTAAAAGACAAATTATTATCTGTGATCCCTCATGCTGAATTTAAATCAGTGCATCCCCAAGGTATAGAAAATTGGCAACAAGAAGTGAGCTTATTACAATCACATCCTGAAGTGACCTTTGTTGAACCTTATATTAAAGCGACGGGTATGTTGCAAAAAGGCAATAAAATGAAGGCTGTTGAGATCACTGGTCTAGATATGGAATTTGCTAATAAAGGTATTTTGCCTAGCTTGTTACCTGCAGCGCAATGGCAAAGGTTTGTAAAAGACAAAAACGCAATACTGCTAGGTAGTGGTGTGATGGCTAAGCTTGGCTTAAAGGTAGGCGACAGAGTACAAATATTGCTTCCACAGTTATCTAGTGATCTTAGTTTAAGTGCCCCTAAAACACTGAATTTAGATGTGTTAGGTAGTTTAGATTTTAGAGGTGAATTAAGTAATCATATTGGTTTTATTCATATGTCTTTGGCGGCTGAAGCTCAAAATATTGATTTTGGTGCTCAGGGTATCAGGTTACGTTACCGAGACCCTTTTATGGCGTCTTCCTTAACCAGAGAAATAGGCTTTAATTTAAAACCTGAAGTATATATGTCTAATTGGACTATTAGTGATGGTAACTTATATCAAGATATCCAACTTGTCAGAGCCGTGGTTTATATTGCTTTGAGCTTGGTGATAGCAGTGGCTTGTTTCAATATAGTCTCTACTTTAGTGATGGCAGTGAATGAAAAACAAAGTGAGATAGCTATGTTAAAAAGCATGGGGGCTAAAAACGGTCTAATAGTTTTGGTGTTTATGTTACAAGGTACTTTTAACGGTTTAATTGGCACCGCGCTTGGGGTGTTTCTGGGAGTGTTAATGGCAATGAATTTAGCTGATATTGCCAGTATGGTTGAACAGTTATTAGGGGTTCAGTTTCTATCGGGCGATATCTATTTCATTGACTTTTTACCATCAGAGTTACGTTGGCATGAAGTGTATATGACCGCCTTTATCGCTGTTGTTCTGAGCATACTTGCGACTTTATATCCGGCATTTAAAGCGGCTAAAATCAATCCCGCTAAAGTATTGGGCCACTAG
- a CDS encoding CNNM domain-containing protein yields MFLLLLYIFIALGFSFICSIAEAVILSVSPAYISVLKKNKHAAGKLLASQIKDINQPLSAILSLNTIAHTMGAAGAGAQAAVVFGDAYLGLASAILTLLILIFSEIIPKTLGASYWRQLAPYTAYFLKYLIFVLYPLVKLAGKLTSKLHDESPLKGLNREELAAMATLSLEEGQLAAREATVMQNLLNLNQIKVKECMTHRTVVFSVSEDMLLSEFMQKHIDISFSRIPVYEGNEIENISGYVLRTDLLLAHAKGQIDKPLSAFRKDMVTILSSMSLTKAFEPLHTKRGNMLLIVDEYGGLEGILTLEDLVESLFGIDIIDESDQVISMRKLAKILAKRRNKKRLSKLTRSTDF; encoded by the coding sequence ATGTTTCTGTTATTACTTTATATCTTTATCGCCTTAGGCTTTTCTTTCATTTGTTCTATTGCTGAAGCTGTCATTCTTAGTGTATCGCCCGCCTATATTTCTGTTTTAAAGAAAAATAAGCATGCAGCTGGTAAGTTGTTGGCTAGCCAAATAAAAGATATTAATCAGCCCCTATCTGCCATTTTAAGTTTAAATACTATTGCTCATACTATGGGGGCTGCAGGCGCCGGGGCACAGGCTGCTGTGGTATTTGGCGATGCATATTTAGGTTTGGCGTCAGCAATATTAACCTTATTGATTTTGATTTTTTCTGAAATCATTCCCAAAACCTTAGGGGCCAGTTATTGGCGGCAATTAGCGCCTTATACTGCTTACTTCTTAAAGTATCTTATTTTTGTTTTGTATCCTTTGGTCAAACTGGCTGGAAAATTAACATCTAAGCTGCATGATGAATCACCTCTTAAAGGTCTGAATAGAGAAGAGTTGGCGGCTATGGCTACCTTATCTTTAGAAGAAGGCCAATTAGCCGCCCGTGAAGCGACGGTTATGCAAAATTTGCTAAATTTAAATCAAATAAAAGTCAAAGAATGTATGACCCACAGAACAGTGGTATTTTCAGTTTCAGAAGATATGTTGCTATCTGAATTCATGCAAAAACATATTGATATATCATTTTCGCGGATACCTGTTTATGAAGGTAATGAAATTGAAAATATTAGTGGTTATGTACTACGTACCGATTTGTTGTTAGCTCATGCCAAAGGACAAATAGATAAACCATTATCTGCTTTTCGAAAGGATATGGTGACAATTTTAAGCAGTATGTCTTTAACTAAGGCTTTTGAACCTTTACATACAAAACGTGGAAACATGTTGTTGATAGTCGATGAATACGGCGGCTTAGAAGGTATATTGACTTTAGAAGATTTGGTTGAAAGCTTGTTTGGTATAGATATCATTGACGAGAGTGATCAAGTGATTAGTATGCGTAAACTGGCAAAGATTTTAGCCAAACGTAGAAACAAAAAACGTTTAAGTAAATTAACCCGCTCCACAGACTTTTAA
- a CDS encoding DUF302 domain-containing protein: MLSKLYFTVSVLFTSLSFSSPQSLITVESHYSVKETADRFESILVNKGLTLFARIDHQKNAAGVNLTLRATEVFIFGNPKVGTPLMQCAQNAAIDLPQKILISEDADKKVWFSYNNPEYIKIRHNIQGCDKVISKITKVLNTLSLAATDK; this comes from the coding sequence ATGCTTAGCAAACTCTACTTCACAGTTTCAGTTTTATTTACTTCTTTATCGTTTAGCTCGCCACAAAGCTTGATCACAGTTGAAAGTCATTATTCAGTGAAAGAAACAGCAGACAGGTTTGAATCGATTCTTGTCAATAAAGGGCTGACCTTATTTGCTAGAATTGACCACCAAAAAAATGCTGCCGGAGTTAACTTAACGTTAAGGGCTACAGAGGTGTTCATTTTTGGTAACCCTAAAGTAGGTACGCCACTCATGCAATGTGCCCAAAATGCGGCAATTGATTTACCACAAAAGATACTTATCAGTGAAGATGCGGATAAAAAAGTGTGGTTCTCCTATAACAACCCTGAATACATTAAAATACGTCATAATATTCAAGGCTGTGACAAGGTCATCAGTAAAATTACTAAAGTTTTGAATACCTTAAGTCTTGCTGCCACAGATAAATAA
- a CDS encoding sulfatase has protein sequence MNFSSLFSSLFLLVLVTTSVTAKDERPNIIVILADDLGYNDVGFTGKTEINTPNLDKLAADGIIFENAYVTHPYCGPSRAGLITGRYQARFGMENNVSYSPYDKYMGLPLEQKNFANRLQEVGYQTSVFGKWHLGGAPHFQPNNRGFDYFYGFLDGGHNYMPGEVTVGGEGYFLPIMRNTKVAEFDEYLTTALSNDAARYIARSKDKPFLMYLSYNAPHAPLQAPQNFIDKYAHIKDKNRRIYAAMVDAMDEGVGRVVTALKDAGEFDNTLIFFLSDNGGVYPEEWLPTLDWADNSPFRRGKVALLEGGIHVPFIAHWPDKIAKGSKFKGLISSLDIAATAVALAGAKDGNNELDGVNLVPYMTGNKTGNPHQALFWRLEEGPNIYAVRTPEAKYMKQGLPGVGRSYFDMLADPTENNNLVDQFPAKQAKLASLWNEWNSKNTNSVLYQSWEYKKARNDFYDELHKKNLQQAKETKIDIIE, from the coding sequence ATGAATTTTTCATCGTTATTTTCTAGTTTATTTTTATTAGTTTTAGTGACTACTTCTGTTACTGCAAAGGACGAACGTCCCAATATTATTGTGATCCTGGCTGATGACTTGGGTTACAACGATGTTGGTTTTACCGGTAAAACTGAAATTAACACCCCAAATTTAGACAAATTAGCCGCTGATGGCATTATTTTCGAAAATGCTTATGTTACACACCCTTATTGTGGACCCAGTAGGGCGGGCCTCATTACTGGGCGTTACCAGGCTCGTTTTGGGATGGAAAATAATGTTTCTTATTCCCCCTATGATAAATACATGGGATTACCTTTAGAACAAAAAAACTTCGCTAACAGGTTACAAGAAGTAGGTTATCAAACTTCTGTTTTTGGTAAATGGCACTTAGGCGGGGCTCCTCATTTTCAACCGAATAATAGAGGTTTTGATTATTTTTATGGCTTTTTGGATGGTGGACATAATTATATGCCTGGAGAAGTTACAGTCGGAGGCGAAGGATACTTTCTACCCATAATGCGTAATACAAAGGTTGCTGAATTTGATGAATATTTGACTACAGCTCTGAGCAATGATGCAGCTAGGTATATAGCGAGATCTAAGGACAAGCCGTTTTTAATGTATTTGTCTTATAATGCCCCTCATGCGCCGTTACAAGCTCCGCAAAACTTTATTGATAAATATGCTCACATAAAAGATAAAAACCGTCGTATATATGCCGCTATGGTTGATGCCATGGATGAAGGTGTAGGCCGTGTTGTCACTGCACTTAAAGATGCAGGTGAGTTTGATAACACGCTAATATTTTTCTTATCGGATAATGGGGGCGTTTATCCTGAAGAATGGTTGCCGACTTTGGATTGGGCGGATAATTCACCTTTTCGACGGGGTAAGGTTGCGCTATTAGAAGGAGGCATACATGTACCTTTTATTGCACATTGGCCAGATAAAATTGCTAAAGGGAGTAAATTTAAAGGGTTAATTTCATCATTAGATATTGCTGCAACCGCTGTTGCCTTAGCGGGCGCTAAAGATGGAAATAATGAATTAGATGGAGTTAATCTTGTTCCTTATATGACAGGTAATAAAACAGGTAACCCGCATCAAGCCTTATTTTGGCGCTTAGAAGAAGGCCCAAATATTTACGCTGTTCGAACACCTGAGGCAAAATACATGAAGCAAGGATTACCTGGAGTAGGTAGAAGTTATTTTGATATGTTAGCTGATCCAACAGAAAACAATAATTTGGTTGATCAATTTCCTGCTAAACAAGCCAAATTAGCCAGCTTATGGAATGAATGGAATAGTAAAAACACCAATAGCGTGTTGTATCAGTCTTGGGAGTATAAAAAAGCCCGTAATGATTTTTATGATGAGTTACACAAGAAAAACTTACAGCAAGCTAAGGAAACTAAGATTGACATTATCGAATAA
- a CDS encoding helix-turn-helix domain-containing protein, with protein MNKTHILQSEFVRDAEVMHVFNMYNLVPEVMFWVKDIEHRFIFANKKFLQTNKLKNIDSLLGKNDFDIEPKETAIQLRSDDKKILQGQSLIERVEVRSKADRTYAWILTSIKPMYNRNFQTIGSYGVSRIIANGHINLFRANNMQAAIDYITANFKQNINIERLADLVHLSVSAFQRNFKKIVNKTASQLIAEVRMDHAKALLIETKLTIADVGYASGFSDHSYFNRQFRRYFNMLPSEYREKYQTLLV; from the coding sequence ATGAACAAAACGCATATTTTGCAAAGTGAATTTGTCCGAGATGCTGAGGTTATGCATGTTTTTAATATGTATAACTTAGTGCCTGAAGTCATGTTTTGGGTAAAGGACATAGAGCATAGGTTTATATTTGCTAACAAAAAGTTTTTGCAAACAAATAAACTTAAAAATATTGATAGTTTGTTAGGCAAAAATGATTTTGATATAGAGCCTAAAGAAACAGCGATCCAGCTTAGATCTGATGACAAAAAAATTTTGCAGGGGCAATCTTTAATAGAAAGGGTAGAAGTGAGAAGTAAAGCTGATAGAACTTATGCTTGGATTTTAACTTCAATCAAACCTATGTATAACCGAAATTTTCAAACTATTGGCTCATATGGTGTTTCCAGAATCATTGCAAATGGGCACATCAACTTATTCAGGGCTAATAATATGCAAGCTGCTATTGATTATATTACAGCCAATTTTAAACAAAATATAAACATTGAAAGGTTAGCGGATCTCGTGCATTTATCTGTTAGTGCGTTTCAACGTAATTTTAAAAAAATAGTCAATAAAACCGCTTCTCAGTTGATTGCAGAAGTGCGTATGGATCATGCGAAAGCATTGCTTATTGAGACAAAATTAACCATTGCTGATGTGGGTTATGCAAGCGGTTTTTCAGACCATAGCTATTTTAATAGACAGTTTAGGCGCTATTTTAATATGTTACCTTCTGAATATAGAGAGAAGTATCAAACATTATTGGTTTGA